TTCACGTCTGCAGAACAtcttgaaaacaacaacaattgaTGTTGATGGTTGTGCTGATCCCTCTTGTGACACGTCTTTAGATTATGggttaattagaaaaaaaaaaaacataataaaacagaTCAATATCATGTTATGTGATGACTTATTATCACGTACTTATGTGATAATATTGGTGTGGAGACTTCTGTGGCATTATGTTCAGATACCACACCATTTAGATTCCTtaggaaatgttgtgaaagCCCTGTTGttacagaaataaaattatttggTATGGGTATATGAAAACTATACCAACACACGCTTGTACATTTTGAAATACAGTACCATGGCAAACAACTTGTTTCGGTGCTATATCCTATACTTTAGTCTTTAGTCTCATAAACCCTCATACTTGTGGTCGgcactaaaaaacaaagatctCAATCTGCACGCCAGGACAAAttctatttttacattaatatattttttaataggGAACTGGGACTCAACTACGCGTCTGGATTGGTGGACAGCATACACATAACACACCTACAACGTCACTGTCATTTGAGCTCCTTGTGAAGAAACAGCATTAACGTGTACAGCACTGAGTGAACACCGAGGGGCGCCAAAGACCTCTGGAAATGTGCAGGTAAATCATGAGTCTGTAgctgctgcagtttattttagtgAAACTTGGCCCCTGGACATTTCCTTAGAGGTTATTATCtgcaaagaaaactgaacacaTAGTGTTCTGTGGATGTAAATTGTCTGGAATAACAATGGCTTCGATTTTTGAAATAGATTTTGTGATGTTGTCAGGTGTCTTTAAATCAATCTAAACAGTGTTTATTGTGGTGACACACTATAAtactacaattattattattattagtagtagtagtagtagatatATCTTCGCACTGGCTCAACTTAATTGTCTATACTACTTATATATGTTTGCAATTAATAAGCAACACTAATACATgataattaatttgaggaatgAAGATACAATGCCACAATAATGGACTTTTACTTATTATAAAAATTTAGCAGATCTGATGGTGCTGGATTTCTCCTGAGCATGATGGCTTTGTTCTCAGTGACTTCTCTGTTGAATCTGTATGCAACAGCTCTCCTGTTTGCTGTACATTAAAGTGTTTAATTCAGATATGAAGGTCAGAACACCATTACCATTACTGTCCCTCTCCCATATTAGACCACAAAACCAAGACCATTTGCAGACTCGGTGCTTATTAGAGATGAGTGAATGGatcacaaacatatatataagcacttcataaaataaaatggaagaaGGAAGAATTTCACACAACCTGGCGAACGTGGCTCTGAATCTACAATGTCGCTCATAAGATCTAAAATAACTAACACGCTGTCATGTCTGGATGTACCATAACTACTAAGAACAAAACACTTCATGACACAGAATCAGTTGCTGCATGACAAGCCACGGAGGAAATAGTAAACTATATTTATTGACAAGTTTAAATTCGACTATTTACAAGCTCTCATAGTGGgcgacaaaaaaagaaattcacacCGATACAGTTTAAAGAGCAAATACTGTTTGCACACAAAGAATTCTGGTGTCCAGTCTCACTTGCACACAGTTCTGCAGACAGATAATTAGCATCTATGACTGTTGAGTGCTTGGTCGTCTTATAGCTCACTACTCGTTCACCTCTCGCTCAgtagctctgtctcagatgtgtTTTGGCACAGTGTTCATTCAGTAAATTTtagctgttatttgtttttttaacagggTTTCAATTATCTACCACAAATCACATACAGTATACCTAACATTACAACTGATATTACCTCAAAAATAATgccaaaacatgaaaaacactggTGTAAGCCTTTAACAGAGAGTGCGATATGCAAATCGCCACAAGATGGAGGTGTAATAACAGACTATTACACATTTTCAGCAGTAAAATGCAAAGCCTAAAGAAAGAGGTCCACATGTTCATGCATGACCCAACacagaaattaatgaatgaaagggGATCAGGAAAGCAATTATACTAACTTTAATTGTTGATTTATCGGGCAAATCGTATTAACCAGTTAGATAAATCATGTATTTTACTGCAAATCTCTGTAGGACTACCCAGAATTCCCAAAGTAAGAGCTTTAATCAAAGGTTAAAGGGACAAAGCTTGGCCAGCTAATCAAAGTGAACTGGTGCATTCACAAGTGTTACAGAGTGGGAAGCCTGAACAGTTCAGGGTGTTCAGAGCTGGGCTGAGGACCCAGCTCTGTGGGTGATGCCAGAGGCGAGAAATATTTCTAGTACCTCTCAATCGGAAGATAAACCTGGATGGGAATGCAGACAAAAGGATCTAATCATTCATATGAATAAAAGGGATGTCAACAGAAACAGCAATTCTTATGACGTGGGACAACAAGGATTCAGATTACAGGCTTAATATTTGGTAAGCTGCTTGGTTTCCATAGGTCAATTTTTAAGGACATCAGTTTTACAGCTGAAAACTTTTACATGTGAGCGACTGGAGAACAAAACAAGATCAGTGAAAACATGTCAGGGACAATTTGATTTAATGGCAGTGGCTCAAAGGTGCACTCCGCTAAACTTCATTTTGTTGGGTGAGGTCTTCTGACACGCTGTTGAACTCAGTGGCCCGAGAGCTCATCCCCAGATACTGCTTAAGGAATTCGCTGAAACGTTTCTGGTTGTTCCACTTGCGGGCTGACTTCCGAATCCCGATGAAGCCGCCATACCTCTTCTGGTACGACCTCCCTGGAGACATCAGTTTCCTGTAGCCGTGCCTCCCTTTGACGAACCCGCCGAACCTCTTGGAGACGCTCAGCCCTGCATCGTCCTGTCCTCTCGTTGCCAAGTCACCATCTACTCCTTCCTGGTCTCCTCCATCCTCGTACTCATCCTCAAGGGACTTATAGGCAGCGTTCGGCTGGCTGCCCTGTCTGCCACCCAGGTCCCTGTCCACACCGAGTGCCCTGGTCACGTGATCAAACCTCCCTAAAGCAATGGGCAGCAACAGACCTCCCTCCACTGCTTCCTCATCCTCAGGAAACAGGGCCTCTACCTCCTCTTGAGATCTTTTCCGCATGGTGCCACCAAGAGAGGAAATGGGTGATGACAGGGCTTTACGACAGAAGTCCCAGGAGAAGGCCGGGGAAATGTTGCCTTCGCACTCAATGAGACACACCTgccagagacaaagacaagaggtcattttcattttcgcaaaacctttggttgatttgacattttttatataatttcttagtaaagggataaaggctagcttaatattaaatgcaaaatgatatatataataatgtatatttataaataagtcCCGTTTTAAAGctactggatggatggattcatGTTCCCCTCAAGATCACTTGAaaagacttttgtttttcatccagTACTTTGGATTATGGCCACATACCCGGTTTACTAATTCTACAAGTAAGCACTTAATGCTAATAAACTTAATAAACCAGTCACGTAAGCACGCCTGACGTTGCTTTTTCATAAGCACTCTTACTGCACGGTTACTCCAAGCCTTTGATTTGTAAGGGCTGTTAGAGTAGAAAGTCCATTCTTGACTCAGAAAATAGCAAAATCAATACGTCAGGGGATTGATTAGATTTCTCGATGACCACCTTTATTTTCCGCTTCACTGGTTCTGtgggattgtgtgtgtgtgtgcgtgtgtgtgcatgcaggtTGTGTATAATACCATCACATCAGATGGTATTACAACGATCATATCCATTACCATGAAGCTTACTCCAGCCGTACCTGCCACTTATCTAACAATAATCCTTATCTCGACATAAAGTAACCATACATACACCATTCATCCTAAGTATTTAAGCTG
The sequence above is drawn from the Mugil cephalus isolate CIBA_MC_2020 chromosome 3, CIBA_Mcephalus_1.1, whole genome shotgun sequence genome and encodes:
- the pnoca gene encoding prepronociceptin, translated to MKTVVALLLLCLCDPGQSDCQTDCLSCSNILPKQLSFNTMVCLIECEGNISPAFSWDFCRKALSSPISSLGGTMRKRSQEEVEALFPEDEEAVEGGLLLPIALGRFDHVTRALGVDRDLGGRQGSQPNAAYKSLEDEYEDGGDQEGVDGDLATRGQDDAGLSVSKRFGGFVKGRHGYRKLMSPGRSYQKRYGGFIGIRKSARKWNNQKRFSEFLKQYLGMSSRATEFNSVSEDLTQQNEV